In Piliocolobus tephrosceles isolate RC106 chromosome 5, ASM277652v3, whole genome shotgun sequence, a single genomic region encodes these proteins:
- the MRPL2 gene encoding 39S ribosomal protein L2, mitochondrial isoform X1, translating to MALWALTRALRSLSLVPPTVAAPAPSLFPAAQMMNNALLQQPSALMLLPCRPILTSVALNANFVSWKSRTKYTIAPVKMRKSGGRDHTGRIRVHGIGGGHKQRYRMIDFLRFRPEETKSGPFEEKVIQVRYDPCRSADIALVAGGSRKRWIIATENMQAGDTVLNSNHIGRMAVAAREGDAHPLGALPVGTLINNVESEPGRGAQYIRAAGTCGVLLRKVNGTAIIQLPSKRQMQVLETCVATVGRVSNVDHNKRVIGKAGRNRWLGKRPNSGRWHRKGGWAGRKIRPLPPMKSYVKLPSAAAQS from the exons ATGGCCCTGTGGGCACTGACCCGCGCTCTGCGCTCTCTGAGCCTGGTGCCCCCGACCGTCGCCGCCCCTGCCCCGAGTCTGTTCCCCGCCGCCCAG ATGATGAACAATGCCCTTCTCCAACAGCCCTCTGCCTTGATGTTGCTCCCCTGCCGCCCAATCCTTACTTCTGTGGCCCTTAATGCCAACTTTGTGTCCTGGAAGAGTCGTACCAAGTACACCATTGCACCAGTGAAGATGAGGAAGTCTGGGGGCCGAGACCACACAG GCCGAATCCGGGTGCATGGTATTGGTGGGGGCCACAAGCAACGTTATCGCATGATTGATTTTCTGCGTTTCCGGCCTGAGGAGACCAAGTCAGGACCCTTTGAGGAGAAGGTTATCCAAGTCCGCTATGATCCCTGTAG GTCAGCAGACATAGCTCTGGTTGCTGGGGGCAGCCGGAAACGCTGGATCATCGCCACAGAAAACATGCAGGCTGGAGATACAGTCTTGAACTCTAACCACATAGGCAGAATGGCAG TTGCTGCTCGGGAAGGGGATGCGCATCCTCTTGGGGCTCTGCCTGTGGGGACCCTCATCAACAACGTGGAAAGTGAGCCAGGCCGGGGTGCCCAATATATCCGAGCTGCAG GGACGTGTGGTGTGCTACTGCGGAAGGTGAATGGCACAGCCATTATCCAGCTGCCCTCTAAGAGGCAGATGCAG GTGCTGGAAACGTGCGTAGCAACAGTAGGCCGAGTATCCAACGTTGATCATAACAAACGGGTCATTGGCAAGGCAGGTCGCAACCGCTGGCTGGGCAAGAGGCCTAACAGTGGGCGATGGCACCGCAAGGGGGGCTGGGCTGGCCGAAAGATTCGGCCACTACCCCCTATGAAGAGTTACGTGAAGCTGCCTTCTGCTGCTGCCCAAAGCTGA
- the MRPL2 gene encoding 39S ribosomal protein L2, mitochondrial isoform X2 gives MALWALTRALRSLSLVPPTVAAPAPSLFPAAQPSALMLLPCRPILTSVALNANFVSWKSRTKYTIAPVKMRKSGGRDHTGRIRVHGIGGGHKQRYRMIDFLRFRPEETKSGPFEEKVIQVRYDPCRSADIALVAGGSRKRWIIATENMQAGDTVLNSNHIGRMAVAAREGDAHPLGALPVGTLINNVESEPGRGAQYIRAAGTCGVLLRKVNGTAIIQLPSKRQMQVLETCVATVGRVSNVDHNKRVIGKAGRNRWLGKRPNSGRWHRKGGWAGRKIRPLPPMKSYVKLPSAAAQS, from the exons ATGGCCCTGTGGGCACTGACCCGCGCTCTGCGCTCTCTGAGCCTGGTGCCCCCGACCGTCGCCGCCCCTGCCCCGAGTCTGTTCCCCGCCGCCCAG CCCTCTGCCTTGATGTTGCTCCCCTGCCGCCCAATCCTTACTTCTGTGGCCCTTAATGCCAACTTTGTGTCCTGGAAGAGTCGTACCAAGTACACCATTGCACCAGTGAAGATGAGGAAGTCTGGGGGCCGAGACCACACAG GCCGAATCCGGGTGCATGGTATTGGTGGGGGCCACAAGCAACGTTATCGCATGATTGATTTTCTGCGTTTCCGGCCTGAGGAGACCAAGTCAGGACCCTTTGAGGAGAAGGTTATCCAAGTCCGCTATGATCCCTGTAG GTCAGCAGACATAGCTCTGGTTGCTGGGGGCAGCCGGAAACGCTGGATCATCGCCACAGAAAACATGCAGGCTGGAGATACAGTCTTGAACTCTAACCACATAGGCAGAATGGCAG TTGCTGCTCGGGAAGGGGATGCGCATCCTCTTGGGGCTCTGCCTGTGGGGACCCTCATCAACAACGTGGAAAGTGAGCCAGGCCGGGGTGCCCAATATATCCGAGCTGCAG GGACGTGTGGTGTGCTACTGCGGAAGGTGAATGGCACAGCCATTATCCAGCTGCCCTCTAAGAGGCAGATGCAG GTGCTGGAAACGTGCGTAGCAACAGTAGGCCGAGTATCCAACGTTGATCATAACAAACGGGTCATTGGCAAGGCAGGTCGCAACCGCTGGCTGGGCAAGAGGCCTAACAGTGGGCGATGGCACCGCAAGGGGGGCTGGGCTGGCCGAAAGATTCGGCCACTACCCCCTATGAAGAGTTACGTGAAGCTGCCTTCTGCTGCTGCCCAAAGCTGA